The following proteins are co-located in the Oncorhynchus keta strain PuntledgeMale-10-30-2019 unplaced genomic scaffold, Oket_V2 Un_contig_1188_pilon_pilon, whole genome shotgun sequence genome:
- the LOC118375934 gene encoding immediate early response gene 2 protein-like has product MEVSAEAKMIMVHALGKLYSSRAQRGGHRLHRSLLLTLVIQSARDIYHASQASCETTTAAETIQQESPMEETTGDRLEREVSSSLSGLPATPQPQEIAVSSEDETNSHPLHCSVTAGREDKENRGPSRPDRNARKRRGKAAMEPDFLPCKKAKMEQGRNTVIPSSVNCYRVGGDSLATPVPMLRAIAAF; this is encoded by the coding sequence ATGGAGGTCAGCGCTGAGGCCAAGATGATTATGGTCCACGCTCTAGGCAAACTATACAGCTCGCGCGCCCAGCGCGGGGGACACCGTCTCCACCGGAGCCTGCTGCTCACGCTCGTAATACAGTCCGCCCGGGATATCTACCACGCATCGCAGGCCAGTTGTGAAACCACGACAGCAGCAGAGACGATCCAGCAAGAGTCGCCGATGGAGGAAACAACTGGAGATCGTTTGGAGAGGGAGGTTTCCTCGTCTCTGTCTGGACTACCCGCGACCCCCCAGCCCCAGGAGATTGCAGTATCCTCCGAGGACGAAACGAACTCACACCCGCTGCACTGCAGTGTAACAGCAGGTAGAGAAGACAAGGAGAACCGGGGCCCGTCGAGGCCTGACCGTAACGCCAGGAAGAGACGGGGCAAGGCGGCCATGGAGCCCGACTTCCTCCCCTGTAAGAAAGCGAAAATGGAGCAAGGGAGAAATACCGTCATACCGAGCTCTGTGAACTGCTACCGTGTCGGTGGGGACTCCTTGGCTACACCGGTGCCCATGTTAAGAGCAATTGCAGCGTTTTGA